One window from the genome of Salvia splendens isolate huo1 chromosome 9, SspV2, whole genome shotgun sequence encodes:
- the LOC121747061 gene encoding DNA-binding protein HEXBP-like isoform X2, whose amino-acid sequence MESQNSLCKNCKRPGHFARECPNVAICHNCGLPGHIASECSTKSLCWNCREPGHMAGNCPNEGICHTCGKAGHRARDCSAPQLPPGDLRLCNNCFKQGHMAVDCTNDKACKNCRKTGHLARDCQNEPVCNVCNISGHVARDCPKANMLEERGGGVRGGGGMGGGGGGGGFRDIVCRNCQQMGHMSRDCMAMTICHNCGGRGHLAFECPSGRFMDRFPRRY is encoded by the exons ATGGAAAG TCAGAACAGTTTGTGCAAAAACTGCAAAAGACCTGGTCACTTTGCTAGAGAATGCCCCAATGTAGCCATTTGCCACAACTGTGGTCTTCCTGG GCACATTGCATCAGAATGCAGCACAAAATCTCTGTGCTGGAACTGTCGGGAGCCTGGTCACATGGCCGGGAATTGCCCAAACGAAGGCATCTGTCACACTTGTGGGAAGGCAGGACACCGTGCCAGAGACTGCTCAGCTCCTCAGTTGCCTCCTGGTGACTTGAGGCTGTGCAATAATTGCTTCAAGCAAGGACACATGGCAGTTGACTGTACCAACGACAAGGCCTGCAAAAACTGTCGGAAAACAGGCCATCTGGCACGTGATTGTCAGAATGAGCCTGTGTGCAATGTGTGCAATATATCTGGACATGTAGCTAGAGACTGCCCTAAGGCCAATATGCTCGAAGAGAGGGGTGGTGGAGTTCGTGGAGGTGGAGGTAtgggtggaggtggaggtggaggcggaTTCAGGGACATAGTTTGTCGGAACTGTCAGCAGATGGGGCATATGAGTAGAGATTGCATGGCGATGACCATTTGCCACAACTGCGGTGGAAGAGGTCACCTGGCATTTGAATGCCCATCCGGGAGGTTCATGGACCGATTTCCCAGAAGGTACTAA
- the LOC121747061 gene encoding zinc finger protein GIS2-like isoform X1, with translation MSLDNRSRSRSRSRSRSPMDRKIRTQRYSYRDAPYRRDTRRGFSQNSLCKNCKRPGHFARECPNVAICHNCGLPGHIASECSTKSLCWNCREPGHMAGNCPNEGICHTCGKAGHRARDCSAPQLPPGDLRLCNNCFKQGHMAVDCTNDKACKNCRKTGHLARDCQNEPVCNVCNISGHVARDCPKANMLEERGGGVRGGGGMGGGGGGGGFRDIVCRNCQQMGHMSRDCMAMTICHNCGGRGHLAFECPSGRFMDRFPRRY, from the exons ATGAGCTTAGACAACAGGAGCCGAAGCAGGAGCAGGAGCAGAAGCAGGAGTCCGATGGATCGTAAGATCCGAACTCAACGCTATTCCTATCGTGATGCACCATATAGGCGGGATACAAGGCGGGGCTTCAG TCAGAACAGTTTGTGCAAAAACTGCAAAAGACCTGGTCACTTTGCTAGAGAATGCCCCAATGTAGCCATTTGCCACAACTGTGGTCTTCCTGG GCACATTGCATCAGAATGCAGCACAAAATCTCTGTGCTGGAACTGTCGGGAGCCTGGTCACATGGCCGGGAATTGCCCAAACGAAGGCATCTGTCACACTTGTGGGAAGGCAGGACACCGTGCCAGAGACTGCTCAGCTCCTCAGTTGCCTCCTGGTGACTTGAGGCTGTGCAATAATTGCTTCAAGCAAGGACACATGGCAGTTGACTGTACCAACGACAAGGCCTGCAAAAACTGTCGGAAAACAGGCCATCTGGCACGTGATTGTCAGAATGAGCCTGTGTGCAATGTGTGCAATATATCTGGACATGTAGCTAGAGACTGCCCTAAGGCCAATATGCTCGAAGAGAGGGGTGGTGGAGTTCGTGGAGGTGGAGGTAtgggtggaggtggaggtggaggcggaTTCAGGGACATAGTTTGTCGGAACTGTCAGCAGATGGGGCATATGAGTAGAGATTGCATGGCGATGACCATTTGCCACAACTGCGGTGGAAGAGGTCACCTGGCATTTGAATGCCCATCCGGGAGGTTCATGGACCGATTTCCCAGAAGGTACTAA
- the LOC121747811 gene encoding endoglucanase 24-like — protein MAKKSPNMKQRYAILLLLLSQFPFFAASYHDYADALSKSILFFEGQRSGYLPPDQRLTWRDHSGLGDGWTVGADLTGGYYDAGDNVKFNFPMAFTTTMLAWSVIEFGDRMPPPELRNALVAIRWSTDYLLKTVAQPNRIFVQVGDPIADHNCWERPEDMDTPRTVYVVEAPNPASDVAGETAAALAAASMAFRASDPGYAETLLRTSSRVFNYADSYRGAYSDNANIRDGVCPFYCDFDGYQDELLWGAAWLGRASNDDTYLSYLQNNGKTLGADENINEFGWDNKHAGLNVLVSKEVLENSKYSLQSYRASADSFMCTLVPEATSFHIEFTPGGLIYRPGGSNLQHATTISFLSLVYADYLERSSQTVYCGEVSISPSMLRQVAQRQVNYILGENPTGMSYMVGYSSSYPKRIHHRGSSIPSKKDHPQVVACKEGSVFFNSSDPNPNTLVGAVVGGPGEDDVYDDDRVDFKKSEPTTYINAPFVGVLAYFAANPNIGS, from the exons ATGGCGAAAAAATCCCCAAACATGAAACAGCGCTACGCAATTCTCCTACTTCTCCTCTCACAATTCCCATTCTTCGCGGCGAGCTACCATGACTACGCCGACGCATTGTCCAAATCGATCCTCTTCTTCGAGGGGCAGCGCTCCGGCTACCTTCCGCCGGATCAGCGCCTGACGTGGCGAGATCACTCAGGTCTCGGCGACGGCTGGACTGTCGGCGCCGACCTCACCGGCGGCTACTACGACGCCGGCGATAACGTCAAGTTCAATTTCCCCATGGCTTTCACCACCACAATGCTCGCCTGGAGCGTAATCGAGTTCGGCGACCGAATGCCGCCGCCGGAGCTCCGCAACGCGCTGGTTGCGATCAGGTGGTCCACCGATTATTTGTTGAAAACGGTTGCGCAGCCTAACCGAATTTTTGTGCAG GTTGGGGATCCGATTGCTGACCACAACTGTTGGGAGAGGCCAGAGGACATGGACACTCCTAGGACAGTGTACGTCGTTGAGGCTCCGAATCCGGCGTCTGACGTCGCCGGGGAGACGGCCGCAGCCCTAGCTGCAGCCTCCATGGCATTCCGAGCGTCCGACCCCGGATACGCTGAGACTCTGCTACGGACCTCCAGCAGAGTATTTAACTACGCGGATAGCTACCGTGGGGCTTATAGCGATAATGCGAATATTAGAGATGGGGTGTGCCCGTTCTACTGTGATTTTGATGGATATCAG GATGAATTGCTATGGGGGGCAGCTTGGCTGGGAAGGGCATCAAATGATGACACTTACCTCAGTTACTTGCAAAACAATGGCAAAACACTAGGAGCTGATGAAAACATTAACGAATTCGGGTGGGACAACAAGCATGCCGGTCTAAACGTGCTCGTTTCCAAG GAGGTTTTGGAGAACAGCAAGTACTCACTCCAGTCATACAGAGCCTCAGCAGACAGCTTCATGTGCACACTCGTCCCAGAAGCGACCTCCTTCCACATAGAGTTCACCCCCGGAGGCCTCATCTACCGCCCGGGTGGAAGCAATCTACAGCACGCGACCACCATCTCCTTCCTCTCGCTCGTGTACGCAGACTACTTGGAGCGATCATCGCAAACTGTCTACTGCGGTGAAGTCAGCATTAGCCCCTCAATGCTGAGACAGGTAGCACAGAGGCAGGTTAACTACATCTTAGGCGAAAATCCAACAGGAATGTCGTATATGGTCGGGTATAGCAGCTCGTACCCTAAGAGGATCCACCACCGCGGATCCTCTATCCCCTCCAAGAAGGACCACCCTCAGGTGGTCGCTTGCAAGGAGGGTTCGGTCTTTTTCAACTCATCCGATCCTAACCCTAACACGTTGGTCGGGGCCGTGGTGGGGGGACCGGGCGAGGATGATGTGTATGACGACGATAGGGTCGACTTTAAGAAGTCCGAGCCAACTACTTATATCAATGCTCCATTTGTTGGTGTTCTTGCATACTTTGCTGCCAACCCTAATATTGGTAGTTAG